A region from the Gemmatimonadota bacterium genome encodes:
- the rpmF gene encoding 50S ribosomal protein L32 gives MAVPKRRTSKQRKRKRRTHYKAEAVTISACPKCGDPRRPHHVCGTCGFYRDEAVLNVEAD, from the coding sequence ATGGCAGTCCCCAAGAGGCGGACCTCGAAGCAGCGCAAGCGTAAGCGCCGGACCCACTACAAAGCGGAGGCGGTGACCATCTCCGCCTGCCCGAAGTGCGGGGACCCGAGGCGGCCCCACCATGTCTGTGGAACCTGCGGGTTCTATCGGGACGAGGCCGTTCTGAACGTCGAAGCCGACTGA
- a CDS encoding DUF177 domain-containing protein: protein MSVEGRAQALTEDDVLVRVTVEGAVVGECSRCLAPVQDRFRYSFDLYFSSVADEDDGEVRPLPPEAVSLDLAAPLREELLLALPTYRLCREDCAGLCPSCGANRNESPCGCSTEEIDPRWAALRTLNE from the coding sequence GTGTCCGTCGAGGGCCGGGCGCAAGCGCTGACCGAGGACGATGTACTGGTCCGGGTCACCGTCGAGGGGGCAGTGGTCGGGGAATGCTCGCGTTGCCTGGCGCCGGTCCAGGACCGCTTCCGCTATTCCTTCGATCTCTACTTCTCGTCGGTGGCGGATGAGGACGACGGTGAGGTGCGGCCGCTTCCGCCGGAGGCCGTGTCGTTGGATCTGGCTGCGCCGTTGCGGGAGGAGTTGCTCTTGGCGCTCCCCACGTACCGGTTGTGTCGTGAAGACTGTGCCGGGCTCTGCCCGAGTTGTGGAGCCAACCGAAACGAAAGTCCGTGCGGTTGCTCGACGGAGGAGATCGACCCTCGTTGGGCTGCGCTGCGGACGTTGAACGAGTGA
- the ndk gene encoding nucleoside-diphosphate kinase: MRHTLAIIKPDAVAAGRAGKILAHLEGKGFTVRSLQMVRLSRRQAEAFYEVHRERPFYGALVEFMTSGPAIPMVLEAEGAVARLREAIGATDPAEAAEGTVRKLYAESKERNAIHASDSDENAAREIAFFFSERERLGLGG, from the coding sequence ATGAGACACACGCTGGCCATCATCAAGCCCGATGCGGTCGCCGCCGGTCGGGCCGGGAAGATCCTCGCCCACCTCGAGGGCAAGGGGTTCACCGTGCGTTCCCTCCAGATGGTACGGTTGAGCCGCCGACAGGCGGAGGCGTTCTATGAGGTCCATCGCGAGCGTCCCTTCTACGGGGCCCTGGTGGAGTTCATGACCTCTGGGCCGGCCATCCCGATGGTCCTAGAGGCCGAGGGGGCCGTGGCGCGCCTGCGGGAGGCCATCGGGGCCACGGACCCGGCTGAGGCCGCGGAGGGGACTGTACGGAAGCTCTACGCGGAGTCCAAGGAGAGGAATGCCATCCACGCCTCGGACTCGGACGAAAACGCGGCCCGCGAGATCGCGTTCTTCTTCTCCGAGCGGGAGCGACTGGGCCTGGGCGGGTAG
- a CDS encoding CBS domain-containing protein: protein MKLADLLAPDRIRLDLQPADLVGAVLEGLSQLSGLAKDLPELAARVVEGAAGAAVRVNEQVILVAAVDAVRNPEAALVVGREPFAAPIPVDDAVARAVLLLFVPGSLKTLKVQWFPALSRAIREGDTTARLLSARSPEAVLAIEPLMSTPLRRQLLVEDVMAPLSYRVYPETPMAEVVDLIVRRSVPAVPVVGEAHELLGMITAGDALAEMLPDRLGGEDDETPERKARTARDVMTRTVMCVGEGQQLLEAAHLMVKRGVEQLPVVREGQLVGFVGRDALLKTLSEL from the coding sequence ATGAAGCTGGCCGATCTGCTCGCGCCGGACCGCATCCGGCTGGACCTGCAGCCTGCCGACCTGGTCGGGGCGGTCCTGGAAGGGCTCAGCCAGCTGAGCGGACTCGCCAAGGACCTGCCCGAGCTTGCCGCTCGCGTCGTCGAGGGGGCCGCCGGTGCCGCCGTGCGCGTCAACGAGCAGGTCATCCTGGTCGCGGCGGTCGATGCGGTGAGGAACCCGGAGGCAGCGCTCGTCGTCGGCAGGGAACCGTTCGCGGCTCCCATCCCCGTCGACGACGCCGTAGCCCGGGCGGTGCTTCTGCTCTTCGTGCCCGGCTCGCTCAAGACGCTCAAGGTCCAGTGGTTCCCGGCGCTGAGTCGCGCGATCCGCGAGGGGGACACGACCGCGCGCTTGCTGAGCGCGCGTTCGCCGGAAGCGGTGCTCGCCATCGAGCCGCTCATGAGCACGCCGCTCCGCCGTCAGCTGTTGGTCGAGGACGTCATGGCGCCCCTCTCCTACCGCGTCTACCCGGAAACCCCCATGGCGGAGGTCGTCGATCTGATCGTGCGTCGCTCCGTTCCCGCCGTTCCGGTGGTGGGTGAGGCACACGAGCTTCTGGGGATGATCACGGCCGGTGACGCGCTGGCCGAGATGCTTCCGGACCGACTCGGCGGGGAAGACGACGAGACGCCGGAGCGGAAGGCCCGGACGGCGCGCGACGTCATGACCCGGACCGTCATGTGCGTCGGGGAAGGGCAGCAGCTTCTGGAAGCCGCCCACCTGATGGTGAAGCGCGGAGTGGAGCAACTTCCCGTGGTGCGGGAGGGCCAATTGGTTGGATTCGTAGGGCGCGATGCGCTGCTGAAGACCTTGAGCGAGCTGTAG
- the sucD gene encoding succinate--CoA ligase subunit alpha yields MSIFIDQNTRLVVQGITGRDGSFHTSQMIEYGTQVVAGVTPGKGGQVFEGPKGARVPIYHGVNEAVREAGANTAVIYVPPAFAAGAIMEAADAGIEFIVAITEGIPVLDMTRAHAYARDRGARVLGPNCPGLISPGKSKVGILPAQIVTPGPVGVVSRSGTLTYEAVFQLTEAGIGQTTCVGIGGDPLIGTNFVDCLQAFADDPETEAVVMIGEIGGSDEQDAAAFVKANLDIPVVGFIAGQTAPPGRRMGHAGAIISGSSGTAAEKMQAFEENGIPVAKRPADIVGLIRDALGR; encoded by the coding sequence ATGTCCATCTTCATCGACCAGAACACGCGCCTCGTTGTTCAGGGCATCACCGGCCGCGATGGCTCGTTCCACACGTCACAGATGATCGAATACGGCACCCAGGTGGTGGCCGGTGTGACGCCGGGGAAGGGAGGGCAGGTCTTCGAGGGGCCGAAGGGCGCGCGGGTCCCGATCTACCACGGCGTCAATGAGGCCGTACGTGAAGCCGGTGCCAACACCGCTGTGATCTACGTTCCGCCGGCCTTCGCCGCCGGCGCCATCATGGAGGCTGCGGACGCGGGCATCGAGTTCATCGTGGCGATCACCGAGGGGATTCCGGTGCTCGACATGACCCGAGCCCACGCCTACGCGAGGGACCGGGGCGCGCGCGTCCTCGGCCCCAACTGTCCGGGTCTGATCTCGCCAGGAAAGAGCAAGGTGGGGATCCTTCCCGCGCAGATCGTGACCCCGGGGCCGGTGGGCGTCGTTTCGCGTTCCGGAACGCTGACCTACGAAGCCGTCTTCCAGTTGACCGAGGCCGGCATCGGCCAGACGACCTGTGTGGGGATCGGCGGGGATCCGCTGATCGGAACGAACTTCGTCGACTGCCTGCAGGCCTTCGCCGACGACCCCGAGACCGAAGCGGTCGTGATGATCGGGGAGATCGGCGGCTCCGACGAGCAGGATGCAGCAGCCTTCGTGAAGGCGAACCTCGACATCCCCGTCGTCGGCTTCATCGCGGGCCAGACCGCCCCTCCCGGGCGGCGCATGGGGCACGCGGGCGCCATCATCTCAGGCTCCTCGGGGACGGCGGCGGAGAAGATGCAGGCCTTCGAAGAGAATGGGATTCCGGTGGCCAAGCGGCCGGCGGACATCGTGGGCCTGATCCGGGATGCGCTGGGGCGCTGA
- the sucC gene encoding ADP-forming succinate--CoA ligase subunit beta: MNLHEYQAKEIFVSVGMPVPPGGVATTSDEAEALARQFGGKVVVKAQVHSGGRGKAGGVKLAKTPAEARQHAEAILGMEIKGLPVEKVLITPAEDIASESYVGLLVDRASQAPIFMVSREGGMDIEEVAATKPDAIVRLSVDPRYGLLGHQAEWLARSLYDDPGHIKQAAKIMRQLYQAFVKVGASMTEINPLITTPAGELKAIDAKMSIDDNELFRKPEIAALRDLSAEPIAETRAREAGLSFVKLDGNVGCCVNGAGLAMATMDLVKFYGGEPANFLDIGGSSNPDKVVAALEIITADPNVKVILFNIFGGITRTDDVAHGIVTAMQRTKIDQPIVIRLTGTNEKEALRILEEAGFSAHTSMDSVVEAAVELANR, encoded by the coding sequence ATGAACCTGCACGAGTACCAAGCCAAAGAGATCTTCGTCTCCGTCGGGATGCCTGTCCCTCCCGGAGGAGTCGCGACCACCTCCGACGAGGCCGAGGCGCTGGCCCGGCAGTTCGGTGGCAAGGTCGTCGTGAAGGCGCAGGTCCACTCTGGCGGGCGGGGCAAGGCCGGTGGTGTGAAGCTGGCCAAGACGCCTGCGGAGGCCCGTCAGCACGCCGAGGCGATCCTCGGGATGGAGATCAAGGGCCTCCCGGTCGAGAAGGTTCTGATCACGCCCGCCGAAGACATCGCCTCGGAGTCGTACGTGGGGCTACTCGTCGACCGTGCCTCCCAGGCTCCGATCTTCATGGTGTCGCGGGAAGGCGGGATGGACATCGAAGAGGTGGCGGCCACCAAGCCCGACGCCATCGTGCGTCTGTCGGTCGATCCCCGGTACGGACTCCTGGGGCATCAAGCGGAATGGTTGGCCCGGTCTCTGTACGATGATCCCGGCCACATCAAGCAGGCTGCGAAGATCATGCGACAGCTGTACCAGGCTTTCGTGAAGGTCGGCGCGAGCATGACCGAGATCAATCCGCTGATCACGACTCCGGCCGGTGAGCTCAAGGCCATCGACGCCAAGATGAGCATCGATGACAACGAGCTGTTCCGGAAGCCCGAGATCGCAGCCCTGCGCGACCTGAGCGCCGAACCGATCGCGGAGACGCGAGCGCGTGAAGCAGGCTTGTCCTTCGTGAAGCTGGACGGCAACGTGGGCTGCTGCGTCAATGGCGCCGGTCTGGCCATGGCGACCATGGACCTCGTGAAGTTCTATGGCGGCGAGCCGGCGAACTTCTTGGACATCGGTGGATCGTCCAACCCGGACAAAGTGGTGGCCGCGCTCGAGATCATCACCGCGGATCCGAACGTGAAGGTGATTCTCTTCAATATCTTCGGGGGCATCACCCGCACCGATGATGTAGCGCACGGCATCGTGACGGCCATGCAACGCACCAAGATCGATCAGCCCATCGTGATCCGGCTGACGGGCACCAATGAGAAGGAAGCACTGCGCATCCTCGAGGAGGCAGGCTTCAGCGCACACACGTCCATGGACTCGGTCGTCGAAGCGGCGGTCGAACTGGCGAACAGGTAG